One window of Pocillopora verrucosa isolate sample1 chromosome 9, ASM3666991v2, whole genome shotgun sequence genomic DNA carries:
- the LOC131775326 gene encoding ephrin type-B receptor 4b — translation MKSKELKQLLEVVFLVSIGLTHYKAMAERAVLLNKDKNASSSWQWLTRFEFGVWSGWSQDGISGSYAVCDLSETRTNHTNSWLISEYVDLQGANEVRLGLTFMVGKCPAELNFCKESFSVYALQTEGPFASGVTKRDIESGNFTFVETVNATNLWTQQDPSQVNQVNLTLAVNSFGIYFGFRDTGACLSLTSVTLSYLYCPTVVNQGIVFQKIAAPSSSQQNTTVKGNCSEKASPYPSNSTLSVTCLSSGQWMMDSQVTCQCSVGYELVGDKCVGCQTGRYKASIGNDFCATCPANSAPDPNHSSCICNNGFYRAPEDAVSDDCTAPPSEPKDINITELTDSIVVVAWSPPADNGGRNDVKYDVQCTTCSNSGSCSKYCNGAQFWPGSVDLPSLQVTITGLNSDTVYNISVISKNGVSGQGGIQSLQRLHKTFSIRKNAETTTSPGTTTAVMENFTTTETRPVLGTAGSQVSTAIGISVTVTFLVCFIIAVVVFFFLMKIFRKRLFDKESVQSSSTQLTEFSRSETPSSNMQSVVTSEDPKENDNSPETSQPADKEKVSRNFTVPLIKIKDFESNSRPNSAGSSHSSVPILPILPQRKNRILPHIDWTPPRSITPMLLPRRKDSLQMDLDDSLRKGDSLQVDPNDSPRKSPEGSERAKIEVERSASVNSWFPAEEVQVNV, via the exons tgGTCCCAGGATGGAATCAGTGGATCTTACGCTGTGTGCGATCTTTCAGAAACGAGAACTAATCATACAAACAGCTGGCTGATCTCAGAGTATGTTGACCTGCAGGGAGCAAACGAAGTTCGACTCGGGCTTACATTCATGGTTGGAAAGTGTCCGGCTGAACTTAACTTTTGCAAAGAGAGCTTCAGCGTTTACGCGCTTCAAACGGAAGGGCCTTTTGCAAGTGGCGTAACTAAGCGCGATATTGAATCCGGTAATTTCACATTTGTGGAAACCGTCAATGCCACCAATCTTTGGACGCAACAGGATCCTTCCCAAGTCAATCAAGTTAATTTGACTTTAGCTGTTAATAGTTTCGGCATCTACTTTGGGTTTCGAGACACAGGCGCCTGCCTATCGCTTACATCTGTTACTTTGTCATACTTATACTGTCCAACAGTTGTCAATCAGGGAATTGTCTTCCAAAAGATTGCTGCGCCTTCGTCGAGCCAGCAAAACACTACTGTCAAAGGCAACTGTTCTGAAAAGGCATCGCCATATCCAAGCAACAGCACACTCTCTGTTACGTGTCTTAGTTCTGGTCAATGGATGATGGACAGTCAGGTCACATGTCAATGTTCAGTTGGATATGAATTAGTGGGAGACAAGTGCGTCG GATGCCAGACAGGCCGATATAAAGCGTCAATTGGTAATGACTTTTGTGCTACATGTCCTGCTAACAGTGCACCTGATCCTAATCATAGTTCTTGCATCTGCAATAATGGATTTTACAGGGCCCCTGAGGATGCTGTGAGTGATGATTGCACAG CCCCTCCTTCAGAGCCCAAAGATATCAACATCACAGAACTTACAGACAGCATTGTGGTGGTTGCATGGTCTCCGCCTGCAGACAACGGAGGGCGTAATGACGTTAAATACGACGTTCAATGTACTACTTGCTCAAACTCTGGTTCATGTTCAAAATATTGTAACGGTGCACAGTTCTGGCCTGGTTCTGTAGACCTACCCTCGCTCCAAGTGACGATAACTGGTCTCAACTCAGATACGGTCTACAATATATCTGTGATTTCCAAAAATGGCGTCAGTGGTCAGGGAGGAATACAATCTCTTCAACGATTGCACAAGACTTTCTCTATAAGAAAGAATGCAGAAACAACTACTAGTCCCGGAACAACCACCGCCGTGATGGAGAATTTTACGACGACGGAAA CACGTCCGGTTTTAGGCACTGCAGGCTCTCAAGTATCTACCGCTATCGGCATTTCTGTGACTGTCACCTTTCTCGTCTGTTTCATAATAGCAGTCGTGGTTTTCTTCTTCctgatgaaaattttcagaaaaagacTTTTCGACAAGGAAAGTGTTCAGAGTTCCTCAACCCAGCTGACTGAGTTCTCGAGGAGTGAAACCCCATCATCGAATATGCAGTCGGTTGTTACTTCAGAAGATCCTAAGGAGAACGATAATAGCCCGGAAACCTCGCAGCCTGCAGATAAGGAAAAAGTTAGTCGCAATTTCACAGTTCCACTTATCAAAATCAAAGACTTTGAGTCTAATTCGAGGCCGAATTCTGCTGGAAGCAGTCACTCCAGTGTGCCCATTCTGCCCATTCTGCCCCAAAGAAAAAATAGGATTCTTCCCCATATTGACTGGACGCCTCCGCGGTCCATAACGCCCATGTTGCTCCCAAGGAGAAAGGACTCACTACAGATGGATCTTGATGACAGCCTAAGGAAGGGGGACTCATTACAAGTGGATCCTAATGACAGCCCAAGGAAGTCCCCGGAGGGTTCTGAACGTGCCAAAATCGAAGTAGAACGGAGTGCGTCCGTGAACAGCTGGTTTCCAGCAGAAGAAGTACAAGTTAATGTCTGA